A region of the Methanofollis sp. genome:
CTCAGCCTTTTCCTCTATAAGTCTTCGCCTTATGGCAGAAATAACACCCGGAGTGTCCCCGAAGGGACCGAACCCCTCTCACTCGTCCATCCGGACAAAGTTGCTCTTCTGTGCACCGCAGACCGGGCAGACCCAGTCTTCGGGGAGGTTGTCAAAGAATGTTCCGGGAGCAATCCCACCATCGGGATCTCCCTTTTCCGGGTCATAGATATACCCGCAGACCATGCACTGATACTGATCCATAGGTCACCAGTGAAGAACTGGCGCCTTTTCTCATATAGTTTTACCGAATGATGCAGCGAAACCTCAGATCAGGAGCAGCCACCCGGTGTAGACCGTTGCCTGGAGGAGGGTGAGCGGCAGGCCGATCTTCATGAAACCAAAGAAGTCCAGGGTGGCCCCCCGCCTTTCGGCACCCTGCACGATGATGACGTTGCTTGCCGCCCCGGCAATCGTCAGGTTCCCGGCGATGGTGCTCCCGGCCGCGAGGGCGAGCATCCCTACATCCCCTGTCCCGGCATTGGTGAGGATGGGGAGGGCGAGAGCGACGAAGGGGACATTGGATATGAACTGGCTGAGGACTATGCCCGCAGCAATGATCATCGGGATAGAGGGTGCGGCCTCGCCGGCACCT
Encoded here:
- the rd gene encoding rubredoxin, whose product is MDQYQCMVCGYIYDPEKGDPDGGIAPGTFFDNLPEDWVCPVCGAQKSNFVRMDE